One segment of Leptodactylus fuscus isolate aLepFus1 chromosome 7, aLepFus1.hap2, whole genome shotgun sequence DNA contains the following:
- the LOC142212591 gene encoding prokineticin receptor 1-like, which translates to MADSWNQSLEDTYFLFEEESPKPSENILFVVRLFIGVTLVCVILICGGGNLFFILNLVLYKNMQNVTNILIANLAVSDLLVAVICCPFEIDYYVVREQSWAFGHIICSSVIYLRMLSLYVSTNALLAIAIDRYLVIVHPLKPRMKLQTACGILFLIWSSATVIAAPTAYFATETVFDTPRESGGKVFCGQIWSADRALYYKSYSLFLLAVEFVIPVFIMSMCYIRICHELWFKSLPGEQTQQLQGRLQARRKSVLVLVAVLSAYVLCWSPFYSYAIVRDFFPGLLLRERHAIALYYIVECIAISNSIINTLCFVTGKNQAKCFFKILRNPWEKRTLSTERHTMFQECKSTVHPCAS; encoded by the exons ATGGCAGATTCATGGAATCAAAGTCTGGAGGACACGTATTTCTTGTTTGAAGAAGAAAGTCCAAAGCCAAGTGAAAACATCCTATTTGTGGTCAGGCTGTTCATTGGTGTGACTCTTGTTTGTGTTATACTAATCTGTGGTGGAGGAAACTTGTTCTTCATTTTGAATTTGGTGCTGTACAAGAATATGCAAAACGTGACTAACATTCTCATTGCCAATTTAGCAGTATCCGATCTTCTTGTAGCCGTAATCTGCTGTCCATTCGAGATAGACTATTATGTTGTTCGTGAACAGTCATGGGCCTTTGGTCATATCATTTGCTCTTCAGTCATCTATTTACGGATGCTTTCTCTCTATGTCTCAACTAATGCACTTCTCGCCATCGCCATAGACAG ATACCTTGTGATTGTGCACCCACTGAAGCCACGTATGAAGCTACAGACAGCTTGTGGGATACTGTTTCTTATATGGTCTTCTGCTACTGTGATTGCAGCTCCCACGGCTTATTTTGCTACAGAAACTGTGTTTGATACGCCACGCGAGTCTGGAGGGAAGGTCTTCTGTGGCCAGATTTGGTCTGCTGATAGAGCGCTCTACTATAAGTCTTACTCTTTGTTTCTCTTGGCTGTAGAATTTGTAATTCCTGTCTTTATTATGAGCATGTGCTATATTCGCATCTGTCATGAACTTTGGTTCAAGAGCTTACCAGGAGAACAGACGCAACAGCTTCAGGGTCGACTCCAAGCCAGGAGAAAGAGTGTCCTAGTCCTGGTTGCTGTGCTTTCAGCTTATGTTCTGTGCTGGTCACCGTTTTACAGTTATGCCATTGTAAGAGATTTCTTTCCCGGGCTGTTGTTACGAGAGAGGCATGCTATTGCCCTTTACTATATTGTAGAGTGCATAGCTATTAGTAACAGCATTATCAATACTCTTTGCTTTGTGACTGGGAAAAATCAGgccaaatgtttttttaaaatactGAGGAACCCATGGGAGAAAAGAACGTTATCAACAGAAAGACATACTATGTTCCAAGAGTGTAAATCAACAGTGCACCCATGTGCTTCGTag